In Rattus norvegicus strain BN/NHsdMcwi chromosome 1, GRCr8, whole genome shotgun sequence, a genomic segment contains:
- the LOC102551255 gene encoding tetraspanin-7-like → METKFVASCLKIFLLIYSFAFWSTGVILLAFGVWGKLTLGTYLSLLAKNIADIPFVLIGIGTMIIIFGLFGCFASCRGSPWMLKLYSLFLSLVFLIELVASISGLLLHREIKDRFLKIYTNAIQNYNGNDKKSQAVDQVQYGLMCCGVKNYKDWNDNPYFLNHGIPQSCCKDETDCNPPDLHNLTTAATKVNKRGCYDLMIGFFEANMAVIIGMLFTTTFSQLIGIRLSCCLSRIIMTQRYKRCVKSSKRNSLLQE, encoded by the coding sequence ATGGAGACCAAATTTGTGGCATCATGTCTCAAAATCTTCCTCCTCATCTACTCCTTTGCATTTTGGAGCACTGGGGTTATCTTGTTGGCTTTTGGAGTCTGGGGAAAGCTTACTCTGGGCACGTATCTCTCTCTTCTTGCCAAGAATATTGCAGACATTCCCTTTGTGCTCATTGGAATTGGTACCATGATTATCATTTTCGGTTTATTCGGATGCTTTGCTTCATGCAGAGGTAGCCCATGGATGCTGAAGTTGTATTCTCTGTTTCTGTCACTGGTGTTCCTGATTGAGCTTGTTGCTAGCATCTCAGGGCTTCTGCTTCATCGTGAGATCAAGGACAGATTCCTGAAGATTTATACCAATGCTATACAGAACTATAACGGCAATGATAAGAAGAGTCAGGCAGTGGACCAGGTGCAGTATGGTCTGATGTGCTGTGGTGTGAAGAACTACAAAGACTGGAACGACAACCCCTACTTCCTGAATCATGGTATCCCCCAGAGTTGCTGCAAGGATGAAACTGACTGTAATCCCCCGGATCTACACAATCTGACCACAGCTGCCACCAAAGTTAACAAGAGAGGTTGCTATGATCTGATGATAGGTTTCTTTGAGGCAAACATGGCAGTCATCATTGGAATGCTGTTTACAACCACATTTTCCCAGTTGATTGGCATAAGGTTGTCCTGTTGTCTGTCCCGGATCATCATGACCCAACGGTATAAGAGGTGTGTAAAGTCTTCCAAGAGAAATAGCCTGCTCCAAGAGTAA